In Clostridium sp., one DNA window encodes the following:
- a CDS encoding siphovirus Gp157 family protein produces the protein MSKLYEISERYRNIQELLDNPELHDEDIKKALDSIGEEFDTKAENVAKVISSMSADAEGIKKEIERLQERKKAVENRVKGLKGYIYEQMQATGKKKIKGTLFTLAIQKNAPSVNVVDEDVVPEQYKIPQPSKLDKKAILEDLKQDKKINGVEIKQGTSLRIR, from the coding sequence ATGAGCAAATTGTATGAAATAAGTGAGAGATACAGAAACATTCAGGAGCTTTTGGACAATCCGGAGCTCCATGATGAAGATATAAAAAAGGCACTTGACAGTATAGGAGAGGAATTCGACACAAAGGCAGAAAATGTGGCCAAGGTCATAAGTTCCATGTCTGCGGATGCAGAGGGAATCAAAAAGGAAATTGAAAGGCTTCAGGAGAGAAAAAAGGCTGTGGAAAACAGGGTAAAAGGATTGAAGGGCTATATCTACGAGCAGATGCAGGCCACAGGAAAGAAGAAAATCAAAGGTACATTGTTTACCTTGGCAATTCAGAAGAACGCTCCCAGTGTAAATGTAGTAGATGAAGATGTGGTACCGGAGCAATACAAGATACCTCAGCCTTCAAAGTTGGACAAGAAGGCAATACTTGAGGATCTGAAGCAGGACAAGAAGATAAACGGTGTTGAGATAAAGCAGGGTACAAGTTTGAGAATCAGATAG
- a CDS encoding DUF4373 domain-containing protein yields MARPQKEGLEYFPLDVDMDQDDKVALIEAQHGLVGFGVIIKLLMKIYKHGYFYEWTEKQQLLFSKRVNVDINQINVIINDCIKWELFDKNVFETYKVLTSKGIQKRYMEAVGRRQKVKIYKKYLLLDDETINVYKNLVIVNINSDNEVVNADINPQSKVKESKVKKSKRESREKEVSDNGNSLSEKATELCMYYEELKPGESITAHLAALRAFIGTYGYARAREALKVTVCNKNRFIKGYMETVLKNWIAEKKEVEDGGSTEQDTGPGSYDFSSAGE; encoded by the coding sequence TTGGCTAGACCTCAAAAAGAAGGATTGGAATATTTCCCTCTGGATGTAGATATGGATCAAGATGATAAAGTTGCACTTATAGAAGCTCAACATGGACTGGTTGGTTTCGGTGTAATAATCAAATTATTAATGAAGATTTATAAACACGGTTACTTCTATGAGTGGACTGAAAAACAGCAATTACTCTTTTCAAAAAGGGTTAATGTCGACATTAACCAGATTAATGTAATCATTAATGATTGTATAAAGTGGGAATTATTTGATAAGAATGTCTTTGAAACCTATAAGGTACTTACCTCCAAGGGTATTCAGAAAAGGTATATGGAGGCGGTAGGCAGGAGACAGAAGGTAAAAATATACAAAAAATACCTGCTTTTGGATGATGAAACCATTAATGTATACAAAAACTTAGTTATTGTTAACATTAACTCTGATAATGAGGTAGTTAATGCAGACATTAATCCCCAAAGTAAAGTAAAGGAAAGTAAAGTAAAGAAGAGTAAAAGAGAGAGTAGAGAAAAAGAAGTTTCCGACAACGGAAACTCTCTCTCGGAAAAAGCAACGGAACTTTGTATGTATTACGAGGAGCTAAAACCAGGTGAAAGTATAACTGCACATCTAGCAGCTTTAAGGGCCTTCATAGGGACCTATGGATATGCACGTGCAAGGGAGGCGCTCAAGGTGACGGTGTGCAATAAAAACAGATTCATCAAGGGATACATGGAGACGGTACTGAAAAACTGGATTGCTGAGAAAAAGGAGGTTGAGGATGGTGGAAGCACTGAACAGGATACTGGGCCAGGTTCATATGACTTCTCAAGTGCCGGCGAATAA
- a CDS encoding ATP-binding protein produces MVEALNRILGQVHMTSQVPANNHTYKCPLCHDTGWIETDAGYKRCSCYEKEHVLRLWKSFGVNPATVKTLDDYKPYDDLTREAKRKAIAYIRDFENIRDTEKNSFGLFGQPGAGKSHIVIAIGAELLNKKNPVQVVYMPYLEAMRQLKANVNDDEYYLKLLGRYQRAKVLIIDDLFKDKVTNGQLIKDRYGNKAKLSDTDIKHIMPIINYRYLNRLPTIISTECTLGILTELGDALAGRILESCEGNMTVFRGAKYNYRMRKFIKN; encoded by the coding sequence ATGGTGGAAGCACTGAACAGGATACTGGGCCAGGTTCATATGACTTCTCAAGTGCCGGCGAATAACCATACGTATAAGTGCCCTTTATGCCATGACACCGGATGGATAGAGACAGATGCCGGATACAAAAGGTGCAGCTGTTACGAAAAAGAGCATGTGTTGAGGCTCTGGAAAAGTTTCGGGGTAAATCCTGCCACGGTAAAGACCCTGGATGATTACAAGCCTTATGATGATTTGACAAGAGAAGCCAAGAGAAAGGCCATAGCTTATATACGTGATTTTGAAAACATCAGGGATACAGAGAAAAACAGTTTCGGGCTCTTCGGACAACCGGGAGCAGGGAAAAGCCATATAGTCATTGCCATAGGTGCGGAACTCTTGAATAAAAAGAATCCTGTCCAGGTAGTGTATATGCCTTACCTTGAAGCCATGAGGCAGCTTAAGGCAAACGTCAATGATGATGAATACTACCTGAAGCTTTTAGGCAGGTATCAGAGAGCAAAGGTGCTCATAATAGACGATCTGTTCAAGGACAAGGTTACAAATGGACAGCTGATAAAGGACAGGTACGGGAACAAAGCTAAATTAAGCGATACCGACATAAAGCACATAATGCCAATTATAAATTACAGGTACTTGAACCGTTTGCCGACGATCATAAGCACCGAATGCACATTAGGCATACTTACGGAACTCGGAGATGCACTTGCAGGAAGGATACTTGAGTCGTGTGAGGGGAATATGACGGTGTTCAGGGGAGCCAAGTACAATTACAGAATGAGAAAATTTATTAAAAATTGA
- a CDS encoding AbrB/MazE/SpoVT family DNA-binding domain-containing protein has product MKSTGIVRKVDELGRIVIPMELRKTMGIQEGTPLEIYKDEDQIILKKYSPACVFCGEARDVVKWKGKNICKKCMDELRGR; this is encoded by the coding sequence ATGAAATCAACAGGAATTGTAAGAAAAGTAGACGAGTTAGGGAGAATCGTAATACCAATGGAGCTTAGAAAAACCATGGGCATTCAGGAAGGTACACCACTGGAGATATATAAAGACGAGGATCAGATAATACTCAAGAAATACAGCCCGGCGTGCGTATTCTGCGGGGAAGCAAGGGACGTAGTGAAGTGGAAAGGCAAGAATATATGCAAGAAATGCATGGATGAACTCAGAGGGAGGTAG
- a CDS encoding DNA cytosine methyltransferase, with protein sequence MLTHFSLFTGIGGIDLAAEWAGFKTIGQCEFADYPTKVLEKHWPDVPKWRDVRDVTAESVREKGIRDITVLSAGFPCQPHSVAGKHKASGDERNLWPETAERIRILKPKWFLGENVPGLLSSEDGRFFGGILRDMAKMGYSVGWCCYGANRVGAPHKRERIFIIAYSNSNGLQRVEDSGSIKESRENGKKQFERFYKEFLCDSYSVPEFQAYTGIDTVRKKRDSWEGTSRKYRRKASRTYWEISESPVLGVDDGIPNRVDRSIALGNTVVPQQVYPILKAVADAENLINSR encoded by the coding sequence ATGTTAACACATTTTAGCTTGTTTACAGGGATAGGAGGTATAGATCTTGCGGCGGAATGGGCTGGATTCAAGACAATTGGCCAATGTGAATTTGCCGATTATCCAACCAAAGTACTTGAAAAACATTGGCCAGATGTGCCGAAATGGAGGGATGTAAGAGATGTCACAGCTGAGTCTGTTAGAGAAAAAGGAATACGAGACATCACGGTTTTATCAGCAGGATTTCCGTGCCAGCCTCACAGCGTTGCAGGAAAGCATAAGGCATCTGGCGATGAACGTAATTTGTGGCCTGAAACAGCAGAAAGGATTCGCATTCTTAAACCAAAATGGTTCCTGGGTGAAAATGTACCAGGGCTACTGTCAAGTGAGGATGGACGGTTCTTTGGAGGAATTCTCAGGGACATGGCCAAGATGGGGTACAGTGTCGGATGGTGCTGCTATGGAGCAAACAGAGTTGGAGCTCCACACAAAAGGGAAAGGATATTCATTATTGCCTACTCCAACAGCAACGGACTTCAAAGGGTGGAGGACTCCGGAAGCATCAAAGAAAGCAGGGAGAACGGCAAAAAACAATTTGAGAGATTTTATAAGGAATTTTTATGCGACTCCTACAGCGTCCCAGAATTTCAAGCCTATACGGGCATTGACACCGTCAGAAAAAAACGGGACTCATGGGAAGGTACTTCCAGGAAGTATAGGAGAAAAGCATCCAGAACTTATTGGGAGATATCCGAATCCCCGGTTCTTGGAGTGGATGATGGGATTCCCAACAGGGTGGACAGAAGTATAGCTTTGGGAAATACAGTGGTACCGCAGCAAGTATATCCCATATTGAAAGCTGTTGCAGATGCTGAAAATTTGATAAATAGCAGGTGA
- a CDS encoding double zinc ribbon domain-containing protein, translated as MNYKSKYSTVFECPHCGHKNKMPCNFCAKCGKKLIEDRCLHCWRNSKKVVKSTAKSCDECNINKFSPAGFHM; from the coding sequence ATGAATTACAAATCTAAATATTCAACAGTATTCGAGTGTCCACATTGTGGCCACAAAAATAAAATGCCTTGTAACTTTTGTGCCAAGTGTGGAAAGAAATTGATTGAAGATAGATGCTTGCATTGCTGGAGAAACAGCAAGAAAGTTGTGAAAAGCACTGCTAAAAGCTGTGATGAATGCAACATAAATAAATTTTCTCCTGCAGGATTTCACATGTAG
- a CDS encoding DUF1064 domain-containing protein, whose product MRSKYNAKKIIADGITFDSKDEAKYYEYLKHLKAYGMIENFELQPKFTLIPKFKYKGKTERAATYTLDFLVYNLDGTETYIDVKGYGTQQGEFKFKLLKSLHPDMDFRWVAMSLKYGDRYGWIEYSDLQKKRRENKRK is encoded by the coding sequence ATGAGAAGTAAATACAATGCCAAGAAAATCATTGCGGATGGCATAACCTTTGATAGTAAAGATGAAGCAAAATACTATGAATACCTTAAACATCTTAAAGCATATGGGATGATAGAAAACTTTGAGTTACAGCCTAAGTTTACACTGATACCAAAGTTCAAATATAAGGGCAAAACAGAAAGAGCTGCCACATATACGTTAGATTTTTTAGTGTATAACCTTGATGGCACGGAGACTTATATTGACGTGAAGGGATATGGCACACAGCAGGGAGAGTTCAAATTCAAGCTATTGAAATCACTGCATCCGGACATGGACTTTAGGTGGGTAGCAATGTCATTAAAATATGGAGATAGATATGGATGGATTGAATATAGTGATCTTCAGAAAAAGAGAAGGGAGAATAAAAGAAAATGA
- a CDS encoding flavoprotein: MVPYKNFKEKIRITKRFERKYHIEDLAEDAVCGVLYMERKLLNE; encoded by the coding sequence GTGGTACCGTATAAAAATTTCAAAGAGAAAATCAGGATAACCAAGAGATTCGAGAGAAAATACCACATAGAGGATTTGGCAGAAGATGCAGTGTGCGGCGTTTTGTATATGGAGAGGAAGTTGCTAAATGAATGA
- the terS gene encoding phage terminase small subunit, with translation MNEARAPDVKEQAKYDYLNGMKYKDLAEKYNVSLNTIKSWVKRYNWSKEKKERGAHKNKKGAPYNNKNAKGHGAPAKNKNAETHGFFSKIFPPETIDIVEDIMVKDPLDMLWENIIIQYTAIARSQRIMDVTEKSEMIKELKRSKVKTKDRSTQKTSTNESEKEYEYEFQFAWDRQATFLKAQSRAMSELRSLIKQYDEMLHNNWDKATEEQKLRIEKLRVEVDKVKNPDKDKPIEIMIKRKSDE, from the coding sequence ATGAATGAAGCAAGAGCGCCGGATGTAAAGGAGCAGGCTAAATATGATTATTTAAATGGGATGAAATATAAAGATTTAGCAGAAAAATATAATGTTAGTTTAAATACGATAAAGTCCTGGGTAAAAAGATATAATTGGTCTAAGGAGAAAAAAGAAAGGGGTGCACACAAAAATAAAAAGGGTGCACCCTATAATAATAAAAATGCGAAAGGTCATGGAGCTCCAGCAAAGAACAAAAACGCTGAAACGCATGGCTTTTTTTCTAAGATTTTTCCACCTGAAACAATAGATATAGTGGAGGATATTATGGTTAAAGATCCATTGGATATGCTGTGGGAAAATATAATAATTCAGTATACGGCCATAGCAAGGTCCCAGAGAATTATGGATGTTACTGAAAAATCAGAAATGATTAAGGAACTCAAAAGATCCAAGGTCAAGACCAAGGACAGAAGTACACAGAAAACTTCCACCAATGAATCAGAGAAGGAGTATGAATATGAGTTTCAATTTGCTTGGGATAGACAGGCTACATTCTTGAAAGCACAGAGTAGAGCTATGTCTGAATTAAGAAGTCTTATCAAGCAGTATGATGAAATGCTTCACAATAATTGGGATAAGGCTACAGAGGAGCAGAAACTTAGGATTGAGAAACTCAGAGTTGAAGTAGATAAAGTCAAGAATCCTGACAAAGATAAGCCTATAGAAATTATGATAAAGAGAAAAAGTGATGAATAA
- a CDS encoding PBSX family phage terminase large subunit, translating into MLIEKEVNPSFEDFIFNWDYKFYFLVGGYGSSKSYHVALKLILKLLQEKRTALVVREVFDTIRDSCYSLLEEIVIDMGLDDRIKFTASPMQVKFPNGSKIIFKGMDKPSKLKSINNVSIVWIEECSEVKYAGFKELLGRLRHPSLSLHMILSTNPVSKDNWTYKHFFKDEKKKIFTLDDEELYKKRIVVRSNTYYHHSLADDNLFLPKSYIQQLDELKTYDPDLYRIARRGRFGVNGRRVLPQFEVAPHYAVLQAIGNIKNPIRRVGMDFGFETSYNAIVRTCIDDDKKILYIYWEYYKNQMTDDRTAIEIAEFKDTQEQINADSAEPKTIKYYRQQGFNIRGAKKFQGSRLQNTKKVKRFKKIICSSNCTNTIAELKDLTYAVDKNEEIIEDEFNIDPHTFSAIWYGLDGYEVADIKEKKYADSVYNKGKGVVKNAPVDPYGRKGGVVF; encoded by the coding sequence ATGCTTATAGAAAAAGAAGTAAATCCAAGCTTTGAAGATTTTATTTTTAACTGGGATTATAAATTCTATTTTTTAGTTGGAGGTTATGGATCGTCAAAGAGTTATCATGTGGCCTTAAAATTGATCCTGAAACTGCTCCAAGAGAAAAGAACTGCACTTGTAGTAAGAGAAGTATTTGATACTATAAGGGACAGTTGTTATTCCCTTTTAGAGGAAATAGTAATTGATATGGGCCTTGATGATAGAATCAAGTTCACAGCTTCGCCAATGCAGGTTAAATTCCCCAATGGGTCTAAGATAATATTTAAGGGAATGGATAAACCTTCAAAGCTTAAGTCTATAAATAATGTTTCCATAGTATGGATAGAGGAATGTTCAGAGGTAAAATATGCAGGATTTAAGGAACTTCTAGGCCGTTTGAGGCATCCAAGCCTATCATTGCATATGATACTTTCAACCAATCCTGTATCGAAAGATAATTGGACATACAAGCATTTTTTTAAAGATGAAAAGAAGAAAATATTCACACTTGATGATGAGGAACTCTATAAAAAAAGAATAGTTGTAAGAAGCAACACATATTATCATCATTCACTTGCAGATGATAATTTATTTTTGCCCAAAAGCTATATACAGCAGCTTGATGAACTGAAAACATATGACCCTGATTTATACAGAATAGCCAGGAGAGGCAGATTTGGGGTAAATGGCAGGAGAGTACTTCCACAATTTGAAGTTGCTCCACATTATGCAGTGCTTCAAGCTATAGGTAATATAAAAAATCCAATCAGGAGAGTTGGCATGGATTTTGGTTTTGAAACTTCATACAATGCTATTGTAAGAACGTGTATTGATGATGATAAAAAGATACTTTATATCTACTGGGAGTATTATAAAAATCAAATGACAGACGATAGAACTGCAATTGAGATAGCGGAATTTAAAGACACCCAGGAACAAATAAATGCGGATTCAGCTGAACCTAAGACAATTAAATATTATAGACAGCAGGGTTTTAATATTAGAGGAGCTAAAAAATTTCAAGGCTCTAGGCTTCAGAATACTAAGAAGGTAAAGAGGTTTAAAAAAATAATTTGTTCCTCAAATTGCACCAATACTATAGCAGAGCTTAAAGATTTAACCTATGCTGTAGACAAGAATGAAGAGATTATAGAGGATGAATTTAATATTGATCCACATACATTTTCAGCTATATGGTATGGCCTTGATGGGTATGAGGTTGCTGATATAAAAGAGAAAAAATACGCAGACAGTGTTTACAACAAAGGCAAGGGTGTTGTTAAAAATGCACCTGTAGATCCTTATGGAAGGAAAGGAGGCGTGGTGTTCTAG
- a CDS encoding phage portal protein has translation MESSEERQAKSIRDTLLNLPGNELEERIRVRKDYIFYKGKSIDLGMAKHVPILYGQNWPVDDNCDYKPTQDIRNKIKPLLRKQARWMFGVRPTLKFKPDNKEDREKCEELRKFIEDVLDDNSFWPTTKKAFLESSVKKRVLLRVEANPNSPLVIKYESIENFYYKEKNGKLLYVVFFEEDEENVYKESDTEKFYYLHTYYYKFTEGGEKQAWYKKETYKNSDLQENMTIEVDTGFSTIPCWLIKNGGELNNSFGESDVEELMDIQNQYNRTVSDFRDALRFQMFGAEVVIDGNEDDVNKFTIAPGALHAVKTNNSASDNGKQAVVQRMEYTMGNNAAVEAYLERAEADMNFTMDMPKLKDLNNIPSAKAMGYLYNDLISRCEEKWNDWTPAFLGLFEFIKEVGEVCYLGKYDKSWNQLKYSTLFEHNYPLPSDDEAKKTLAMSEVDSGVRSHQSYIKDYSDTENAEDEWNEILKEKSQLTNSEDSFTEGLNSELNNGVDNNLNIGE, from the coding sequence GTGGAAAGCAGCGAAGAAAGACAGGCTAAATCAATAAGAGATACATTGTTGAATCTACCCGGTAATGAGTTAGAGGAAAGAATAAGAGTAAGAAAAGACTATATTTTTTATAAAGGCAAATCCATAGATTTGGGAATGGCTAAACATGTACCAATATTATATGGGCAAAATTGGCCGGTGGATGATAACTGTGATTACAAGCCCACACAGGATATAAGGAATAAGATCAAACCGCTACTCCGGAAGCAGGCACGCTGGATGTTTGGGGTAAGGCCTACTTTAAAATTCAAACCCGACAATAAAGAAGACAGAGAAAAGTGTGAAGAACTTAGAAAATTTATTGAGGATGTATTGGATGATAACTCCTTCTGGCCGACAACTAAAAAGGCATTTTTAGAGTCATCGGTTAAAAAAAGAGTTTTGCTTAGGGTAGAAGCAAACCCTAATTCTCCACTGGTCATTAAATATGAATCAATAGAGAATTTCTATTACAAGGAGAAAAACGGGAAGCTTTTGTATGTTGTGTTCTTTGAAGAAGATGAGGAGAATGTATATAAAGAGTCCGATACAGAGAAGTTCTATTACCTCCATACTTATTATTACAAATTTACAGAAGGTGGGGAAAAGCAGGCATGGTATAAAAAAGAAACATATAAGAATTCAGATCTTCAGGAGAATATGACAATAGAAGTTGATACTGGATTTTCAACTATTCCATGCTGGTTGATAAAAAATGGCGGAGAATTAAATAATTCGTTTGGTGAATCTGATGTAGAGGAATTAATGGATATACAGAATCAATACAACAGGACTGTTAGTGATTTCAGGGATGCATTGAGATTTCAGATGTTTGGTGCTGAAGTTGTTATTGATGGAAATGAAGATGATGTCAACAAATTTACAATAGCTCCTGGTGCACTTCATGCAGTAAAGACAAATAATAGTGCATCCGATAACGGCAAACAGGCGGTAGTTCAAAGGATGGAGTATACAATGGGTAACAATGCAGCTGTTGAAGCCTATCTTGAAAGGGCTGAAGCAGATATGAATTTTACTATGGATATGCCCAAATTGAAGGATCTGAACAATATTCCAAGCGCAAAGGCTATGGGATATCTTTATAATGATTTGATTTCCAGGTGTGAAGAAAAATGGAATGATTGGACTCCGGCTTTTTTAGGACTTTTTGAATTTATAAAGGAAGTTGGGGAAGTGTGTTATCTGGGAAAGTATGATAAATCATGGAATCAATTGAAGTATAGTACCTTGTTTGAGCATAACTATCCTCTGCCGAGTGATGATGAAGCAAAGAAAACGCTGGCAATGAGTGAAGTCGATAGTGGAGTAAGATCTCACCAGTCTTACATCAAGGATTACTCAGACACAGAAAATGCCGAGGATGAATGGAATGAAATACTTAAAGAGAAATCACAGTTGACTAATTCAGAGGATTCATTTACTGAAGGTCTGAACAGTGAATTAAACAATGGCGTTGATAACAATTTGAATATTGGTGAATAA
- a CDS encoding phage scaffolding protein: MAKLKEIIGEALYNQLPADKQKEYENKDYEDISGGAYIPKDKFEQVNGQAKEYKKQVSERDTQITKLKDEFKDTEGLKEKVEKLESDNKTQKETYEKQLGDIAFNNALEKGLGAYSVKDKKLVMALIDKDKLKVDGDNIIGLKEQIEPLQKSHEYLFEKEINGTGSFDTGGGSDGNKPVKSNFATELGKKKAEILKAKGLEDFAK; encoded by the coding sequence ATGGCAAAATTAAAGGAAATCATAGGGGAAGCCCTATATAATCAGCTTCCAGCTGATAAGCAGAAAGAATATGAAAACAAGGATTATGAAGACATATCTGGCGGAGCTTATATCCCTAAAGATAAATTTGAACAGGTAAACGGGCAGGCTAAAGAATACAAAAAGCAAGTGTCAGAAAGGGATACTCAAATTACCAAACTTAAGGATGAATTTAAAGATACTGAGGGTTTAAAGGAAAAAGTTGAAAAACTGGAATCAGATAATAAAACTCAAAAAGAAACATATGAAAAACAGCTGGGAGATATTGCTTTTAATAATGCTTTAGAAAAAGGCTTAGGTGCCTATAGCGTTAAGGATAAGAAGTTAGTTATGGCACTTATTGATAAGGATAAGCTTAAGGTTGATGGAGATAACATCATAGGACTAAAAGAACAAATAGAGCCACTCCAGAAGTCACATGAGTATTTGTTTGAGAAAGAAATCAATGGAACAGGATCATTCGATACTGGAGGTGGCTCAGATGGGAATAAACCAGTAAAAAGCAATTTTGCAACGGAGTTGGGTAAGAAGAAAGCTGAAATTTTAAAGGCCAAAGGGCTGGAGGATTTCGCTAAATAA
- a CDS encoding major capsid protein — protein MNLSDYISSKNIALYIKELPAESTVDKVLFPDKKVTGTKLEMAKGAKKKAVALRMSTFDAATKMRALSADLNVKSTEIPFFKEGMGIDETTRRDLQNAIGANNENFVNALLGQVFENYSNLIDGANITAKKMRASVIQNGVLNFTSKDGDIVVDYGVPENHREVLTADDKWTNPDADIVGDVKAFQKAITDDHYAKPTVLLLTEKTFDSTFLINTVITNHIKNSNLNTSLILSQANYVQFAKEVLGLTVIFLEDTTYNPEEGADAIPYYADGKITLMSGTTLGNTVYGTTPEEFDKQSGSSKLDTYIVDTGIAVTTMVKEDPVTVDTKVSVMPIVSFDRADEVFFATVY, from the coding sequence ATGAATTTAAGCGATTATATAAGTTCAAAGAATATTGCACTTTACATTAAAGAACTGCCGGCAGAATCTACAGTCGACAAAGTATTGTTTCCGGATAAAAAAGTAACCGGCACAAAACTTGAAATGGCAAAAGGGGCTAAGAAAAAGGCAGTTGCACTTAGAATGAGTACCTTTGATGCAGCAACCAAGATGAGGGCGTTAAGTGCAGACTTGAATGTCAAATCTACTGAAATACCTTTCTTTAAAGAGGGCATGGGTATTGACGAGACAACAAGAAGAGATCTGCAGAATGCGATTGGAGCTAACAATGAAAACTTTGTAAATGCATTACTAGGCCAAGTATTTGAGAATTATTCAAACCTGATAGATGGTGCAAATATAACTGCCAAGAAAATGAGAGCCAGTGTAATTCAAAATGGAGTGTTAAATTTTACTTCAAAAGATGGTGATATAGTAGTTGATTATGGCGTTCCTGAGAATCACAGGGAAGTTTTAACTGCTGATGATAAATGGACAAATCCTGATGCCGATATAGTGGGTGATGTAAAAGCATTTCAGAAAGCTATAACAGATGACCATTATGCAAAACCAACAGTGCTGCTTTTAACAGAGAAGACGTTTGACAGTACATTTTTAATAAACACTGTAATTACCAACCACATTAAGAACAGTAATCTGAATACCTCCCTAATTTTATCACAGGCTAATTACGTACAATTTGCCAAGGAAGTTCTTGGATTGACGGTTATTTTTCTAGAGGATACTACTTACAATCCAGAGGAGGGTGCAGATGCAATTCCATATTATGCAGATGGGAAGATAACTCTTATGAGTGGAACAACCCTCGGAAACACTGTCTATGGGACAACACCGGAGGAATTTGACAAGCAGTCGGGATCATCCAAGCTGGATACTTATATAGTTGATACGGGAATTGCAGTTACAACAATGGTAAAAGAAGATCCAGTAACAGTAGATACAAAGGTATCTGTAATGCCTATAGTCAGCTTTGACAGGGCAGATGAGGTATTCTTTGCAACAGTATATTAA
- a CDS encoding phage tail sheath N-terminal beta-sandwich domain-containing protein: MGTGTWSETQKPSIPGMYNRFMWAAENTLAQGTNGIVAMPVKSNWGPVGEAVSVASLTDLKNKFGSNMNLTAYRLGRLILLGQPKELLLYRLADENAKVASIVLKDDDGKDAIKLETLYPTTRAFNISVKPNIVDESMLDITLYEGTEQIHVFKVSGSIDDIINAINSNEENVWIKASKVESGTSESGTSEPVTGSATTGQTVVGK; encoded by the coding sequence ATGGGTACAGGAACATGGAGCGAAACACAAAAACCAAGCATACCTGGAATGTACAACAGGTTTATGTGGGCAGCAGAAAATACACTGGCACAGGGCACTAACGGTATTGTTGCCATGCCGGTTAAATCCAATTGGGGACCAGTTGGAGAGGCTGTCTCTGTTGCAAGCCTTACTGATCTTAAAAACAAATTTGGTTCAAACATGAACTTGACAGCGTACAGACTTGGAAGATTGATACTTTTGGGACAGCCGAAGGAATTACTTCTGTATAGATTGGCAGATGAAAATGCAAAGGTTGCAAGCATTGTTTTAAAAGATGATGATGGTAAGGATGCTATAAAGCTTGAAACCTTATATCCTACAACAAGGGCTTTTAACATATCTGTAAAACCAAACATAGTAGACGAATCAATGCTTGATATAACTCTTTATGAAGGTACTGAGCAGATACATGTATTCAAAGTCTCAGGAAGTATTGATGATATTATAAATGCCATAAACAGCAATGAGGAAAATGTATGGATAAAAGCTTCTAAAGTAGAATCTGGAACATCAGAATCAGGAACGTCGGAGCCTGTAACCGGATCGGCAACAACTGGCCAAACTGTTGTGGGTAAATAA
- a CDS encoding collagen-like protein produces MAYEKQTWGTYEWDNSKSDEENLTAAEAANALITKEKLDHIEDGILNNAGTAGVRGNTIRITSADPGATEGFINGDLTINGVSFHLFEFTDGAWVDKGSLKGDTGEAGPAGAKGDKGDKGDTGATGAHVTAIALTADAEGKITGGTATLSDDSTVEITVTTAS; encoded by the coding sequence ATGGCTTATGAAAAACAGACGTGGGGAACCTATGAATGGGATAATTCAAAAAGTGATGAAGAAAATCTGACTGCAGCAGAAGCAGCAAACGCCCTTATTACAAAGGAAAAGTTGGATCATATAGAAGATGGCATTTTAAACAACGCTGGTACAGCCGGTGTCAGAGGAAATACAATACGAATAACAAGTGCAGATCCAGGGGCTACTGAAGGATTTATAAATGGAGATTTAACAATAAATGGTGTATCATTTCACCTATTTGAATTTACAGATGGAGCATGGGTGGATAAAGGTTCTTTGAAAGGTGATACTGGTGAAGCAGGACCGGCAGGAGCCAAAGGAGATAAGGGAGACAAAGGCGATACTGGTGCAACAGGAGCACATGTAACAGCTATTGCATTGACGGCGGATGCAGAAGGGAAGATAACTGGCGGTACAGCTACATTGAGCGACGACAGTACGGTTGAGATTACGGTAACGACAGCATCGTAA